From one Halomarina ordinaria genomic stretch:
- a CDS encoding M14 family zinc carboxypeptidase, protein MTRPDTDDGTSRERDGDRSQYTYREAVALADDAFEGSSIDRRTFLRVAAVTGAALSLPNTVAGEEVAQSAVTDDSVTDLAEFVVNSTPAEYEAALVLEFADSESLDAFYDEYGEPDWDVDEDDRAPKVVTRDAPNPSAHAHVTAQELEFALDEIGGIDHVDFSPGANPFWRLDDSYTDSVFPDVENARDWISHPEAGQALDHLAAEYPDMVRVHRIGQGPGWENFFTGEDPDPQDIYVAELTNDIQDEASFQEKDKAVFIVGIHGNERAGVEAGSRIIEDAVNGEAEEFSDLLDDIVIIWVYINPDGWTVRKPQFGPNPYADLFGDPHYGHYRGNASEVDTNRQYPTIGWANPAFWPADHGNAPDVRPGYDVGYDDVVPDALATVGHLRGYDNIEYLCDYHMMGFSDTMVLNLESNAAYEHNGTHNLDEVNRRIDAAMTDRWGSPETIAPDTIRAGTDTIFGDPNDYVPDELLDYGSIYDSLGYNITGGLLGWAGQPEEFGGLGAVTVAPELAMRAWVNWRPYIERHLATAYRISMREFAEMCAADTNATVATGDQDTAYVTASELTRTSAELSHTDESPGKGKGPGQGRATAVQTRHETVQPGPSGRSAVSSQGQTHSLAVRLHDNGINEGVVKLVNPGGQVVRTIDLAETDDRSFYVPSPAAGDWSIEFDGDGEVETDVVTIDSEEEHPDPEEAFGYSQEEYVVNPMQFFADLEPNLESGSLEGLRVQDVRIGRLMRGNSGKRRYDKLVVSHDVGRDSDEYVAAIAEFVEAGGDLVLTDRGLYLLAELDIGAAEAIAADDLQTIEVGIANVVDRDFEHYLLDDIRPLQREMWKSPQIGYVPNVNDQPATVIDDDAFTAAGGEIAGRMQAGDEGGVGAGSLQAGDAEINLLGSILPPANQRELHPFGMADYAVSFMGHTMICNALGFQQRRFYEGELVGTWGEVR, encoded by the coding sequence ATGACACGACCAGACACAGACGACGGCACTTCGAGAGAACGAGACGGTGACCGGTCACAGTACACCTATCGAGAAGCAGTGGCACTGGCCGATGATGCATTCGAAGGGAGTTCGATCGACCGACGGACGTTCCTCCGAGTCGCAGCGGTGACCGGAGCGGCACTCTCGCTTCCGAACACGGTCGCTGGCGAGGAGGTGGCTCAATCAGCCGTCACGGATGACTCCGTGACGGATCTCGCGGAGTTCGTTGTCAACTCGACACCCGCGGAGTACGAGGCTGCACTCGTGCTCGAGTTCGCAGATAGCGAGTCACTGGACGCGTTCTACGACGAGTACGGCGAACCCGACTGGGATGTCGACGAGGACGATCGGGCGCCGAAGGTCGTCACACGTGACGCCCCCAACCCGTCTGCACACGCCCACGTCACGGCACAGGAACTCGAATTCGCGCTCGACGAAATCGGTGGCATCGACCACGTCGATTTCTCACCGGGTGCCAATCCGTTCTGGAGACTGGACGACTCCTATACGGACAGCGTCTTCCCGGACGTCGAAAACGCGCGCGACTGGATCTCGCATCCGGAGGCGGGCCAAGCGCTCGACCACCTCGCAGCGGAGTATCCCGACATGGTTCGCGTGCATCGAATCGGTCAGGGGCCTGGCTGGGAGAACTTCTTCACCGGTGAAGATCCCGACCCACAGGACATCTACGTCGCAGAACTCACGAACGATATTCAGGACGAGGCGTCGTTCCAGGAGAAGGACAAGGCCGTCTTCATCGTCGGTATCCACGGCAACGAGCGTGCCGGCGTCGAGGCCGGGAGCCGAATCATCGAGGACGCTGTCAACGGCGAAGCCGAGGAGTTCAGTGATCTCCTCGACGACATCGTCATTATCTGGGTCTACATCAACCCGGACGGCTGGACCGTACGTAAGCCACAGTTTGGACCGAACCCGTACGCTGACCTCTTCGGTGACCCACACTACGGCCACTACCGGGGGAACGCATCGGAAGTCGACACCAACCGGCAGTACCCGACGATTGGGTGGGCGAATCCCGCGTTCTGGCCGGCCGACCACGGGAATGCCCCGGATGTACGCCCCGGTTACGACGTGGGGTACGACGACGTCGTCCCGGACGCACTGGCGACGGTCGGCCACCTTCGTGGGTACGACAACATCGAGTACCTCTGTGACTACCACATGATGGGGTTCTCGGACACGATGGTGTTGAACCTCGAGTCCAACGCCGCGTACGAACACAACGGCACACACAACCTCGATGAGGTGAACAGGCGCATCGACGCGGCGATGACCGACCGGTGGGGCAGCCCCGAGACGATCGCTCCCGACACCATCCGTGCTGGAACGGACACGATCTTCGGCGACCCCAACGACTACGTTCCGGACGAACTGCTCGACTACGGCTCGATCTACGACTCGTTAGGCTACAATATCACCGGCGGGTTGCTCGGCTGGGCGGGCCAACCAGAGGAGTTCGGCGGCCTCGGCGCTGTCACGGTCGCTCCAGAACTCGCCATGCGGGCGTGGGTGAACTGGCGCCCGTACATCGAGCGTCACCTGGCGACGGCGTATCGAATCTCGATGCGCGAGTTCGCCGAGATGTGTGCAGCGGACACGAACGCGACAGTCGCGACAGGAGACCAGGACACCGCCTATGTGACGGCTTCGGAGCTCACCCGCACATCGGCGGAGTTGTCCCACACTGACGAGAGCCCTGGCAAAGGAAAGGGGCCGGGCCAGGGTCGAGCGACCGCGGTCCAGACCCGCCACGAAACGGTACAACCGGGGCCATCGGGTAGGTCTGCTGTCTCCTCACAGGGGCAGACACATTCGCTCGCCGTCCGACTCCACGACAACGGAATCAACGAAGGGGTCGTGAAACTGGTCAATCCCGGTGGGCAAGTCGTTCGAACCATCGACCTCGCCGAGACGGATGACCGGAGTTTCTACGTCCCGAGCCCAGCAGCAGGCGACTGGTCGATCGAGTTCGACGGCGATGGAGAGGTCGAGACCGATGTCGTCACCATCGACAGCGAGGAGGAACACCCAGACCCGGAGGAGGCCTTCGGGTACTCACAGGAGGAATACGTCGTCAATCCGATGCAGTTCTTCGCCGACCTCGAACCGAACTTAGAGTCGGGGAGCCTGGAGGGGCTGCGAGTCCAAGACGTGCGAATCGGCCGTCTGATGCGTGGCAACTCCGGCAAGCGTCGGTACGACAAACTCGTCGTCTCCCATGACGTCGGTCGTGACAGCGACGAGTACGTTGCGGCGATCGCGGAGTTCGTCGAGGCGGGCGGCGACCTCGTGTTGACGGACAGGGGCCTCTACCTTCTTGCCGAACTCGATATCGGTGCCGCCGAAGCGATAGCTGCCGATGACCTCCAGACCATCGAGGTCGGAATCGCGAACGTAGTCGATCGAGACTTCGAGCATTACCTCCTCGACGACATTCGGCCGCTCCAGCGCGAGATGTGGAAGAGTCCACAGATCGGGTACGTTCCCAACGTGAACGACCAACCGGCGACGGTCATCGACGACGATGCCTTCACGGCTGCTGGCGGCGAAATCGCCGGGCGGATGCAGGCGGGGGACGAGGGGGGCGTCGGAGCCGGCTCACTCCAGGCTGGTGACGCCGAAATCAACCTCCTCGGCTCTATCCTGCCGCCGGCGAATCAACGTGAACTCCACCCGTTCGGGATGGCCGACTATGCCGTCTCGTTCATGGGCCATACGATGATCTGCAATGCGCTCGGATTCCAGCAACGCCGGTTTTACGAGGGAGAACTCGTCGGCACGTGGGGCGAGGTTCGATAG
- a CDS encoding group I truncated hemoglobin: MSEDETVFDRLGGHEAVESVVNDFYDRVLDDERVVHHFEDSNTTELRAHQVQFISAVTGGPVEYSGDDMRAAHSGMGITDSEFTVVAGHLDTALAENGVSDEDRERVLETVEELRPEIVEITESSETGSATS; encoded by the coding sequence ATGAGTGAGGACGAAACGGTGTTCGACCGCCTTGGCGGTCACGAGGCAGTCGAGAGCGTCGTGAACGATTTCTACGACCGTGTGTTAGACGACGAGCGCGTCGTTCACCACTTTGAGGATAGCAACACGACGGAGCTCCGGGCTCATCAGGTACAATTCATCTCAGCAGTAACCGGCGGTCCTGTCGAATACTCCGGGGACGATATGCGCGCGGCTCACAGCGGGATGGGTATCACCGATAGCGAGTTCACCGTCGTGGCAGGACACTTGGATACTGCCTTGGCAGAAAACGGTGTCTCCGACGAAGACCGTGAACGAGTCCTCGAAACAGTCGAGGAACTGCGTCCCGAAATCGTGGAGATCACCGAGAGCAGCGAAACTGGTTCGGCGACTTCGTAA
- a CDS encoding CGCGG family putative rSAM-modified RiPP protein codes for MNDHTPIDAELVTDRIHHSSWSANLEKPVHGERLSAVVTGAIEAVDHTAPGYHVTLVTHGAHGRPDSSLGPVLHETFGDGIDWSYVKQCGGHVLRVRVHDGREHR; via the coding sequence ATGAACGATCACACACCCATCGACGCCGAACTCGTCACCGACCGCATTCATCACAGCTCGTGGTCCGCAAATCTGGAAAAACCCGTTCACGGCGAACGGCTCTCCGCGGTCGTCACGGGAGCCATCGAGGCGGTCGACCACACAGCACCGGGGTATCACGTGACCCTCGTCACCCACGGCGCACACGGCCGGCCGGACTCGTCTCTCGGTCCGGTACTCCACGAAACGTTCGGCGACGGCATCGACTGGTCCTACGTCAAGCAGTGTGGCGGGCACGTTCTCCGTGTTCGTGTTCACGACGGTCGTGAACATCGATAG
- a CDS encoding MBL fold metallo-hydrolase: MEITLVGTGSPVPIPERGGTSIALDIADERVLVDCGPRTVYGLMDAGVAFGEIETMFFTHHHLDHNASFFHFAFTSWTEGGRESLNVYGPDGTDRLVEALYDVYAEDIEYRRDIYPTDGISNIETELVTDEFSRQMDGWEVDALAVEHSIETYAYRFEESDTGSSFVFSGDTRKIPSLAEFAAGADVLVQDCNTAPVDEDRVPDEDDQFVWHQHADGERGLDRATLTANHCDATDAGEIARDAGVETLVLTHIMPYRDLESMRRDAEAVFDGDVILAEDGQAIAP, encoded by the coding sequence ATGGAGATCACCCTCGTCGGTACTGGAAGCCCCGTCCCGATTCCCGAACGTGGTGGCACGAGCATCGCCCTCGACATCGCTGACGAACGCGTGTTGGTCGACTGTGGCCCCAGGACGGTCTATGGCCTCATGGACGCGGGAGTCGCCTTCGGAGAGATCGAGACGATGTTCTTCACCCACCATCACCTGGATCACAACGCGTCGTTCTTCCACTTCGCGTTCACGAGCTGGACCGAGGGAGGCCGAGAATCGCTGAACGTCTACGGACCCGACGGCACCGACCGCCTCGTCGAGGCACTGTACGACGTCTACGCCGAAGACATCGAGTACCGCAGAGACATCTATCCGACCGATGGCATCTCGAACATCGAAACCGAACTCGTGACGGACGAGTTCAGCCGCCAGATGGACGGCTGGGAGGTCGACGCACTCGCGGTCGAACACTCCATCGAGACGTACGCCTACCGGTTCGAGGAATCCGATACGGGTTCGTCGTTCGTCTTCTCCGGCGATACGCGGAAGATACCGTCACTCGCCGAGTTCGCTGCCGGCGCAGACGTCCTCGTGCAGGACTGCAATACCGCCCCGGTCGACGAAGACCGCGTGCCGGACGAGGACGACCAGTTCGTCTGGCACCAACACGCGGACGGCGAACGAGGTCTGGATAGGGCCACGTTAACTGCCAACCACTGTGATGCGACGGACGCCGGTGAAATCGCTCGGGACGCCGGCGTCGAGACGTTGGTTCTCACACACATCATGCCGTACCGTGATCTCGAATCGATGCGACGCGATGCCGAGGCAGTATTCGACGGAGACGTCATCCTGGCCGAAGACGGGCAGGCCATCGCTCCATAG
- a CDS encoding bile acid:sodium symporter family protein has product MGPITATAVIDFVTVVFVLATMLSMGLALTVDEILGALGQHRLLARSLLANLVLVPLLAFAFVLVIPMETGHVVGLLLIAMAPGAPFGPKLAEISKSDVAFASGLMAVLGVVSVATIPVTVAFLMPGDVAADPVGIARIVVVTQLLPLIGGLGVKARYQPVATRLRPPVQRLSTYSLVLLIILLTIVYAGEMVQLVGTGTLFISAVVVVGALLLGYVLGGPNRSTREVLATTTAARNVAIALLIATTSFDDPSVLTIIVAFGLVSLVVSGPVASLWDRSNES; this is encoded by the coding sequence ATGGGACCGATAACAGCCACCGCAGTCATCGATTTCGTCACGGTCGTCTTCGTGCTCGCGACGATGCTCTCGATGGGGCTCGCGTTGACGGTCGACGAAATCCTCGGGGCACTCGGACAGCACCGACTGCTGGCGAGATCACTGCTGGCGAATCTCGTACTCGTCCCGCTGTTGGCATTCGCGTTCGTCCTCGTTATTCCGATGGAGACCGGTCACGTCGTCGGGCTCCTGTTGATCGCCATGGCACCGGGTGCACCGTTTGGTCCGAAACTGGCCGAGATATCGAAGAGTGACGTCGCGTTCGCGAGTGGGCTGATGGCCGTCCTGGGTGTCGTCTCCGTCGCTACGATCCCGGTTACGGTGGCATTCCTCATGCCCGGCGACGTCGCCGCTGATCCGGTCGGTATCGCCCGGATCGTCGTCGTCACGCAACTCCTTCCGCTGATCGGTGGGCTCGGCGTCAAGGCGCGCTATCAGCCGGTTGCAACTCGCTTGCGTCCGCCGGTCCAGCGACTCTCGACGTACTCGCTCGTCCTTCTGATTATCCTCTTGACGATCGTGTATGCGGGCGAAATGGTCCAGCTCGTCGGTACTGGAACGCTGTTCATCTCGGCCGTTGTCGTCGTCGGTGCGTTGCTCCTTGGATACGTCCTCGGTGGACCGAATCGAAGCACGCGGGAAGTCCTCGCGACGACGACCGCCGCGCGAAACGTTGCCATCGCGTTGCTCATCGCCACGACGAGTTTCGACGACCCGAGCGTCCTCACGATCATCGTCGCGTTCGGGCTCGTCAGTCTCGTCGTTTCTGGGCCGGTCGCCAGTCTCTGGGACCGGTCTAACGAGTCGTGA
- a CDS encoding redoxin domain-containing protein, with amino-acid sequence MVSQGDTAPTFTATLGTSDHDPFDFEDHVVTGPIVLAFFPGAFTPPCTNEMVALQERIDECEAAGAPVFGVSADSPFSQGAFREEHGVEFDLVSDMAGDAIRAYDLEIDIEPLGLYGVANRAVFVIDEDGTVTYDWVADDPTNEPDYDDLVEAVRAA; translated from the coding sequence ATGGTTTCACAGGGCGACACCGCACCGACGTTCACTGCAACGCTCGGCACGAGCGACCACGACCCGTTCGACTTCGAGGACCACGTCGTGACGGGTCCTATCGTTCTCGCCTTCTTTCCAGGGGCATTCACACCGCCGTGTACGAACGAGATGGTCGCGCTCCAGGAACGAATCGACGAGTGCGAGGCGGCTGGCGCACCCGTCTTCGGCGTGAGCGCCGACTCCCCGTTCTCTCAGGGTGCGTTCCGCGAGGAACACGGGGTCGAGTTCGACCTCGTCAGCGACATGGCCGGCGACGCTATCCGGGCATACGATCTCGAGATCGACATCGAACCGCTCGGGCTCTACGGCGTCGCGAATCGGGCGGTGTTCGTCATCGACGAGGACGGGACGGTCACCTACGACTGGGTCGCCGACGATCCGACGAACGAACCCGACTACGACGACCTGGTCGAGGCTGTCAGAGCCGCGTAG
- a CDS encoding helix-turn-helix domain-containing protein produces the protein MVCASLTLTIPKRTWISTVSRDHPTATFRVRSAQSAHGVGVGFVELLAEKPTEIIESIRSFGPVHTVEVFHQEPDRALIQIEADKPILLDVLDRAGVPVEMPFEIQNAQVEWELTTTRNRLSTLGSALDESEVGYVVEHIHAKPEFDRVLTDTQQRLIEAALRRGYYDSPRQCTQEELAASLDMAKSTCSEILHRAEERIVKSFERGTESDRTAPRQTA, from the coding sequence ATGGTGTGTGCTTCACTGACCCTGACGATCCCGAAGCGAACCTGGATTAGCACCGTCTCACGAGACCATCCCACAGCGACGTTCCGTGTCCGATCCGCTCAATCTGCCCACGGCGTCGGCGTTGGATTCGTCGAGTTACTGGCGGAGAAGCCAACGGAGATCATCGAGTCGATCCGGTCGTTCGGTCCCGTTCACACCGTGGAGGTGTTCCACCAAGAGCCGGACCGAGCCCTCATCCAGATCGAGGCGGACAAACCGATTCTCCTGGACGTCCTCGACAGAGCGGGCGTCCCGGTGGAAATGCCCTTCGAGATCCAGAACGCTCAGGTCGAATGGGAGCTGACCACGACTCGAAACAGGCTATCGACGCTTGGGTCGGCGTTAGACGAGTCGGAGGTCGGCTACGTCGTCGAGCACATCCACGCAAAGCCCGAGTTCGACCGAGTCCTGACCGACACGCAGCAACGACTGATCGAGGCGGCCCTGAGACGGGGATACTACGACTCTCCACGACAGTGTACACAGGAGGAACTGGCGGCGTCACTGGATATGGCGAAGTCGACGTGTTCGGAGATCCTGCACCGCGCCGAGGAACGAATCGTCAAGTCGTTCGAGCGCGGAACCGAATCAGACCGTACTGCGCCCCGACAGACCGCCTGA
- a CDS encoding DUF2249 domain-containing protein translates to MPEIATYIEEVGAPADRPIETLDARELPPPQPLKNTLERLADLDDEVVLVQRNDRAPQHLYPQLDERGYTYGTIDGDEQVVTVIWR, encoded by the coding sequence ATGCCGGAGATAGCCACGTACATCGAGGAGGTCGGTGCACCTGCTGACCGACCAATCGAAACGCTCGATGCCAGGGAGCTACCGCCGCCACAACCACTGAAGAACACGCTCGAACGGCTTGCTGACCTCGACGACGAGGTGGTACTCGTCCAGCGCAACGACCGCGCACCCCAGCACCTCTATCCGCAACTGGACGAGCGAGGTTACACGTACGGGACGATCGACGGCGACGAGCAGGTCGTCACCGTTATCTGGCGATAA
- a CDS encoding CGCGG family putative rSAM-modified RiPP protein, producing the protein MSRTHDDHDHDHDAQPVTDRIHDNSWSANLEKPEHADDRQLVVDQALSAIEHTAPGNHVNLVTHANHGHPEGYLYDVLASEGGDDVEWEYIEQCGCGGHVVRVHVS; encoded by the coding sequence ATGTCTCGTACCCACGACGACCACGATCACGACCACGACGCACAGCCCGTCACAGACCGGATTCACGACAACTCGTGGTCAGCGAACCTCGAGAAACCGGAACACGCCGACGATCGGCAGCTGGTGGTCGACCAGGCCCTTTCGGCGATCGAACACACCGCGCCCGGCAACCACGTGAACCTCGTCACACACGCCAACCACGGTCATCCGGAGGGCTACCTCTACGACGTATTAGCGAGCGAAGGCGGTGACGACGTCGAGTGGGAGTACATCGAACAGTGTGGTTGCGGGGGGCACGTCGTCAGAGTTCACGTTTCGTAG
- a CDS encoding cupin domain-containing protein yields MAEVVSIEELEGTPHASVFPDAEPKTVRLTLDAGEAVAPHDHPDREVLLYLIEGALELTLDDEEYDLTAGDVVRFDGRREVSPRATESSVALIVLAERSSD; encoded by the coding sequence ATGGCCGAAGTCGTATCCATCGAGGAACTCGAGGGGACCCCCCACGCGAGCGTCTTTCCCGACGCCGAACCGAAGACGGTCAGATTGACGCTGGATGCGGGCGAAGCGGTAGCACCCCACGACCACCCGGACCGCGAGGTCCTCCTCTACCTGATCGAGGGCGCGCTCGAACTCACCCTCGACGACGAGGAGTACGACCTGACGGCGGGCGACGTGGTCCGTTTCGACGGGCGCCGGGAGGTCTCGCCACGAGCGACGGAATCGAGCGTCGCACTGATCGTCCTCGCTGAACGGTCGAGCGACTGA
- a CDS encoding cupin domain-containing protein: MTATNVDAERAYDDRTFNAVEDFKSDRMKVVCGYFEPGQFIPVHAPSSDVAIHVRSGTGHVRDGTLEHTVKPGDVVVVEADTDRGIKADEDGRLEACLVTAPPPTDAEHDPVREGINRGIFDPRGA; the protein is encoded by the coding sequence GTGACCGCGACGAACGTCGACGCCGAACGGGCCTACGACGACCGTACGTTCAACGCCGTGGAGGACTTCAAAAGCGACCGAATGAAGGTTGTCTGTGGGTACTTCGAGCCCGGTCAGTTCATCCCCGTTCACGCGCCGTCGAGCGACGTCGCGATTCACGTTCGCTCTGGGACCGGACACGTTCGCGACGGCACCCTCGAACACACCGTCAAACCCGGTGACGTGGTCGTCGTCGAAGCCGACACCGACCGCGGGATCAAGGCTGACGAGGATGGTCGGCTCGAGGCATGTCTGGTTACCGCTCCGCCGCCGACGGACGCCGAACACGACCCCGTTCGCGAGGGGATCAACCGGGGGATATTCGACCCCAGGGGTGCGTGA
- a CDS encoding sugar ABC transporter permease gives MSLLDGISRKVKEDTRNIAMTPVEAVRDAKYTVDGVRRGEIPPSKPLKSVGATLGALLLVAGLMFPIYWILMAALSGSGGSIYSSGGLRLLPENPSLQPFIWVVGDLIVPGYTISVNVPLTDLAVVFNTPEITFLDASDHGVERTSEFKQFFWNSLTVSIPTVIIAMCLIVPASYALSRREFIFRRKILFVYVLLTQVGGGLGIALLIGLYAVYVQLGFNDSKLALAVYYAATAVPFNTWLLKTYMDGIPVSYEEAAIVDGAPPWRVVTEVILPLSAAGLATVFIFVFLTGWTEFVVAQTLLGTDNYTLPVGLFSLVSEYSIPWARFSAFALTFAAPIMLVYLFAQRYIEGGLSFSGMEG, from the coding sequence GTGAGCCTCCTGGACGGTATCTCACGGAAGGTGAAGGAGGACACCCGCAACATCGCGATGACGCCGGTCGAGGCAGTCCGCGACGCGAAGTACACGGTCGACGGCGTCCGGCGAGGGGAGATCCCCCCCTCGAAGCCGCTGAAGAGCGTCGGGGCGACGCTCGGGGCGCTCCTCCTCGTCGCGGGACTGATGTTCCCCATCTACTGGATCCTGATGGCGGCGCTCTCCGGTTCGGGCGGCTCCATCTACTCGTCGGGCGGCCTGCGGCTGCTGCCGGAGAACCCGTCGCTGCAGCCGTTCATCTGGGTGGTCGGCGACCTCATCGTCCCCGGCTACACCATCAGCGTCAACGTCCCGTTGACCGACCTCGCCGTCGTGTTCAACACGCCCGAGATAACGTTCCTCGACGCCTCCGACCACGGCGTCGAGCGGACCTCGGAGTTCAAGCAGTTCTTCTGGAACAGCCTCACCGTCTCGATTCCGACGGTCATCATCGCGATGTGTCTCATCGTGCCGGCGTCGTACGCGCTGTCGCGCCGCGAGTTCATCTTCCGGCGGAAAATCCTGTTCGTCTACGTCCTGCTGACGCAGGTCGGCGGCGGCCTCGGCATCGCGCTGCTCATCGGTCTCTACGCGGTGTACGTCCAGCTCGGGTTCAACGACAGCAAACTCGCGCTCGCCGTCTACTACGCGGCGACGGCCGTGCCGTTCAACACCTGGCTCCTGAAGACGTACATGGACGGCATCCCCGTCTCCTACGAGGAGGCCGCCATCGTCGACGGCGCACCGCCGTGGCGCGTCGTCACCGAGGTCATCCTCCCGCTTTCGGCGGCGGGGCTGGCGACCGTCTTCATCTTCGTCTTCCTGACGGGGTGGACGGAGTTCGTCGTCGCGCAGACGCTGCTCGGAACGGACAACTACACCCTACCGGTGGGGCTGTTCTCGCTGGTCAGCGAGTACTCCATCCCGTGGGCGCGCTTCTCGGCGTTCGCGCTGACGTTCGCCGCGCCCATCATGCTCGTCTACCTGTTCGCCCAGCGCTACATCGAGGGCGGCCTGTCGTTCAGCGGCATGGAAGGGTAA
- a CDS encoding carbohydrate ABC transporter permease, with the protein MSTVSRVARRIEDVPFLDKRDASLLFVLPGLFVFSAFMLFPVLYLVGISFTNAEPANLFAGEGALAVLTFGEATVIGLENYVSVLTDPQFWNSFGITWLFVATSVTLKLVVSISIALVVTGDRVRGKRVMRSLIILPMGLPAIFTITVWRGIFSSAEFGLANQVLRSLGMGTVSWLSERWMAFIAYNITEAWLAYPFMVIITVSALQDVPDELHEAAMVDGASYLSRFFHVTLPSIKRPVLFAAILTAAASFQQFLIPYVFNEGGPARQNELVVVYGYREAFSFAEYGEGAAISIIAVAFIGAFMWLNVKRGRLADGVSES; encoded by the coding sequence ATGAGTACCGTCTCACGCGTCGCCCGTCGCATCGAGGACGTCCCGTTCCTCGACAAACGAGACGCGTCGCTGCTGTTCGTCCTCCCGGGACTGTTCGTCTTCTCGGCGTTCATGCTGTTTCCGGTGCTGTACCTCGTCGGCATCTCCTTTACGAACGCCGAACCGGCGAACCTCTTCGCCGGCGAGGGCGCGCTGGCGGTGTTGACGTTCGGCGAGGCGACGGTCATCGGACTGGAGAACTACGTGAGCGTCCTCACTGACCCGCAGTTCTGGAACTCCTTCGGCATCACGTGGCTGTTCGTCGCGACGAGCGTCACGCTGAAACTCGTCGTGAGCATCAGCATCGCGCTCGTCGTCACCGGCGACCGCGTCCGGGGCAAGCGCGTCATGCGCTCGCTCATCATCCTCCCGATGGGGCTGCCGGCCATCTTCACCATCACGGTATGGCGCGGCATCTTCAGCTCCGCGGAGTTCGGTCTCGCCAACCAGGTGTTGCGTTCGCTCGGCATGGGAACCGTCTCGTGGCTCAGCGAGCGGTGGATGGCCTTCATCGCCTACAACATCACCGAGGCGTGGCTCGCCTACCCGTTCATGGTCATCATCACCGTCAGCGCGCTGCAGGACGTGCCGGACGAACTGCACGAGGCGGCGATGGTCGACGGCGCGAGCTACCTCTCGCGGTTCTTCCACGTGACGCTGCCCTCGATCAAGCGACCGGTGCTGTTCGCGGCGATTCTGACCGCCGCGGCGTCGTTCCAGCAGTTCCTCATCCCCTACGTGTTCAACGAGGGGGGGCCGGCGCGACAGAACGAACTGGTCGTCGTCTACGGCTACCGGGAGGCGTTCTCCTTCGCCGAGTACGGCGAGGGGGCGGCGATCTCCATCATCGCCGTCGCCTTCATCGGCGCGTTCATGTGGCTGAACGTCAAGCGCGGTCGGCTCGCCGACGGGGTGAGCGAGTCGTGA